In Trichoderma asperellum chromosome 1, complete sequence, a single window of DNA contains:
- a CDS encoding uncharacterized protein (CAZy:CBM36~EggNog:ENOG41~CAZy:GH43~SECRETED:SignalP(1-25)~CAZy:CBM6): MKTFELASLSITFLLAFLHNSEVRADNPIIQTIYTADPAPIVYNNRLYCFTDHDLPGSTFFNMTDWRLFSTVDMVNWQDHGVVMSLKTFSWASANAWAGQVINRNNKFYYYAPMTHGATGAMAIGVGVSNNITGPYVDALGHPLVENNEIDPTVFIDDDGQAYLYWANPDLWYVKLNEDMISYSGSPAQIQLTVAGFGARQGNENRTTSFEEGPWVYKRNGIYYNVFAADCCSEDIRYSTSPGPLGPWTYRGVVMPTQGSSFTNHPAVIDFMGNSYFFYHNGALPGGGGFDRSVAVEKFVYNADGSIPQINMTTAGAPRINTLNPYQRQEAELIAWSSGVSTEMCSEGGLDVCNINNGDYVKVEGVDFSANGASVGAKSFSARVASATSGGNIQLHLDSVGGALVGSCTVPSTGGWQTWTTINCSVSGATGVRDLFFVYTGGGTGFLFNINWWQFS; this comes from the coding sequence ATGAAGACTTTCGAATTagcatctctctctataACCTTCCTACTAGCATTTCTTCACAACAGCGAAGTCAGAGCCGACAATCCTATAATACAGACCATATACACAGCAGATCCAGCACCAATTGTATATAATAATCGTCTATATTGCTTCACCGACCATGATTTGCCAGGCTCGACCTTCTTTAATATGACAGACTGGCGGCTATTTTCGACTGTTGATATGGTAAACTGGCAAGACCATGGTGTAGTGATGAGTCTGAAAACTTTCAGTTGGGCTAGTGCCAATGCTTGGGCCGGCCAAGTCATCAATCGAAACAATAAATTCTACTACTATGCCCCGATGACCCACGGTGCGACGGGAGCTATGGCTATCGGTGTTGGCGTGAGCAACAACATTACTGGCCCATATGTTGACGCGCTTGGTCATCCCCTTGTGGAGAACAACGAGATCGACCCAACTGTCTTtatcgatgatgatggccaagCGTACCTTTACTGGGCTAACCCGGATCTCTGGTATGTGAAGCTAAACGAAGACATGATATCATATAGCGGCAGTCCCGCACAAATCCAGCTCACCGTTGCCGGCTTTGGTGCTCGTCAGGGTAATGAGAATCGAACTACTTCGTTCGAAGAAGGTCCTTGGGTCTACAAGCGAAATGGAATTTACTATAATGTTTTCGCTGCCGACTGCTGCTCCGAAGATATTCGCTATTCAACAAGTCCGGGTCCGCTCGGCCCGTGGACATACCGAGGCGTTGTGATGCCAACTCAAGGCTCAAGCTTTACAAACCATCCAGCCGTTATTGACTTTATGGGAAATTCATACTTCTTCTATCATAACGGTGCTTTACCTGGAGGTGGTGGGTTTGATCGGTCTGTGGCGGTTGAAAAATTTGTGTACAATGCAGATGGCTCCATCCCTCAAATCAACATGACCACCGCCGGCGCTCCACGGATAAATACTCTGAACCCCTACCAACGCCAAGAGGCAGAGTTGATCGCCTGGTCATCTGGTGTTTCAACCGAGATGTGTAGTGAGGGAGGTCTAGACGTttgtaatattaataatggCGACTACGTCAAAGTCGAAGGCGTTGATTTTTCTGCAAATGGTGCCTCAGTTGGTGCCAAATCTTTCTCGGCTCGTGTCGCTTCTGCAACCAGTGGTGGGAATATCCAGTTGCACTTAGACAGCGTTGGTGGCGCACTGGTCGGCAGCTGTACTGTCCCTAGTACTGGTGGTTGGCAAACTTGGACTACTATTAACTGCTCCGTAAGCGGTGCTACAGGAGTTCGGGATTTGTTCTTTGTGTATACTGGCGGTGGCACCGGTTTTCTATTTAACATCAACTGGTGGCAATTCAGTTAG
- a CDS encoding uncharacterized protein (EggNog:ENOG41) — protein MAHYCASKAAVSLLTDGIGREVAPFGIKACTIEPGFFRTEFLNMGEAQRRAQTAVTLLTYAGTPVADSRELLIKANNNQAGDPEKGAKVIVDIFTGTGVANGKEIPNRLQLGSDIVGTLKDSIIPGMLKTIDQWGEVSESTDF, from the coding sequence ATGGCGCATTACTGTGCCTCCAAAGCTGCTGTCTCACTTCTTACTGATGGAATCGGTCGCGAAGTGGCGCCATTTGGCATCAAGGCATGCACCATTGAACCCGGCTTCTTCCGCACTGAGTTTCTTAACATGGGAGAAGCTCAACGCCGTGCTCAAACTGCCGTAACCCTACTTACGTACGCTGGCACTCCAGTTGCAGATTCTCGTGAGCTGCTTATCAAGGCGAATAACAACCAAGCTGGTGACCCGGAGAAAGGCGCTAAGGTCATTGTGGATATTTTCACTGGCACGGGTGTTGCAAATGGCAAAGAAATCCCTAATCGTCTGCAACTGGGCTCTGACATTGTGGGAACCCTGAAGGATTCTATCATCCCCGGTATGCTAAAAACAATAGACCAATGGGGTGAAGTTTCGGAGTCAACAGATTTCTAA
- a CDS encoding uncharacterized protein (EggNog:ENOG41), which translates to MPFPTRVLGKNGPEVTAIGMGLMGLSAFYGKITSFKERLQFLDQLYASEERFWDTADAYGDSEELLGMWFKANPEKRQYIILATKFGNMGHGLARTDAAYVPEACAKSLKALNTDYIDLYYVHRADPKVPIEETVSAMAQLKVQGKIKYLGLSEVSSTTLRRAHSVHPITAVQVEYSPFTLEIESEQTRILSTCKELGVGVVAYSPLGRGFLAGQLRGPEDLDKDDWRRTVPRFSAENFLKNLELVNELTSFAERKGCSTGQLVLAWLLKQWDMVVPIPGTTKIANFKDNMGALDIKLSATEVQEIRSAVTKAEIIGDRYPPGWSRTLFVDTVELK; encoded by the exons ATGCCATTCCCAACGAGAGTTCTGGGCAAGAATGGCCCTGAAGTAACAGCAATTGGCATGGGTCTGATGGGTCTAAGCGCTTTCTATGGAAAGATCACCTCATTCAAAGAGCGCCTCCAGTTCCTCGATCAGCTCTATGCCTCTGAGGAGAGATTTTGGGACACAGCCGACGCATACGGCGATagcgaggagctgctcgGCATGTGGTTCAAGGCGAACCCCGAGAAGCGACAATACATCATCCTGGCCACCAAATTCGGGAACATGGGTCACGGGTTGGCTCGGACTGATGCAGCCTACGTGCCTGAAGCATGCGCAAAGAGTTTGAAGGCTCTGAACACGGATTATATAGACCTCTATTATGTTCATCGAGCCGACCCCAAGGTACCAATCGAAGAGACAGTGTCTGCCATGGCTCAGCTCAAGGT ACAAGGAAAGATTAAATACTTGGGCCTGTCGGAAGTATCCTCTACAACTCTTCGTCGCGCCCACTCCGTTCACCCGATCACGGCAGTGCAGGTCGAGTATAGCCCGTTCACCCTTGAGATTGAGTCGGAACAGACAAGAATACTGTCCACTTGCAAGGAACTGGGGGTTGGTGTGGTCGCATACTCGCCACTCGGCCGAGGATTCCTGGCTGGGCAGCTGCGCGGGCCTGAAGATCTTGACAAGGACGACTGGCGCCGTACTGTACCTCGCTTTTCCGCAGAGAACTTTTTAAAGAACCTGGAACTGGTAAATGAATTGACTTCCTTTGCTGAGCGTAAGGGCTGCTCAACGGGTCAGCTAGTCTTGGCGTGGTTACTGAAGCAATGGGATATGGTGGTACCAATCCCAGGTACAACAAAGATAGCCAACTTCAAGGATAATATGGGTGCGCTGGATATTAAGCTTAGCGCCACCGAGGTACAAGAGATAAGGTCCGCAGTTACTAAGGCTGAGATTATTGGTGACCGTTACCCGCCAGGTTGGAGCCGAACGCTGTTTGTAGATACAGTAGAGTTGAAATAG
- a CDS encoding uncharacterized protein (EggNog:ENOG41), producing MALSIAIAGATGKLGLPIVMAPLAAGYHVTAFTRQRCNNASKLLTRSNLSVIEVDYSSIQSLSTPLKGHAVIVSAPTSTSVDDQIPLIDDAIKSRVTKFIPSEFDNIATNSKGDQLPMFEGKVKTHPYLEAVIAKNPDFSCTVICNGAFLDCGLDSFLIDDPRHIATVYNSGDIPFTATRLDIIGNATVGVIKHLFETANRPIYIQDAVVTKNTDRVR from the coding sequence ATGGCCTTGAGCATTGCTATTGCCGGCGCTACTGGGAAGTTGGGGCTTCCGATTGTGATGGCTCCGCTGGCTGCAGGGTACCATGTCACTGCCTTTACACGACAACGCTGTAATAATGCCTCGAAACTTCTTACAAGGTCCAACCTTTCAGTAATTGAAGTCGACTACTCTTCAATCCAGTCTCTCTCTACTCCCCTCAAAGGCCACGCCGTCATCGTCTCCGCTCCTACCTCTACATCAGTTGACGACCAAATCCCTCTTATTGACGATGCTATCAAATCTAGGGTGACAAAATTTATCCCATCAGAGTTTGATAATATTGCTACAAACTCCAAGGGTGACCAACTGCCAATGTTTGAGGGCAAGGTCAAAACGCATCCATATCTTGAGGCGGTTATAGCCAAGAATCCTGATTTCAGTTGCACGGTGATCTGCAACGGCGCTTTCTTGGATTGCGGCCTCGACAGCTTCCTTATAGACGATCCCAGACACATAGCTACTGTCTATAATAGCGGCGACATTCCATTCACAGCCACTCGACTTGATATTATTGGTAACGCCACCGTCGGGGTCATTAAACACCTCTTCGAGACGGCTAACCGTCCAATTTACATCCAGGACGCTGTTGTTACCAAAAATACTGATAGGGTACGTTAA
- a CDS encoding uncharacterized protein (EggNog:ENOG41): protein MPERKTTSKVTIHVSFLSAVMLQWLVTQIHFSLLETRQVTPNNKDTWQGEVISAAINPAMLRCLRKHAGLFNTFIEATCGIGHWYSAKHMCYNDDFKETVYEKKLDIFYEYIPQEKKHSCTQLSIANNSTTYFFLDLPGSVLARFMGDVARDSKLSTRFFYMDTLIADEAMRTWQKNIALKRTELKSLDKTIDDSKVNNQSLRELHALAREWHILARNLSDYSALLKFFKTSSSRYYALTDSHASKWALDIMSLNGTLEYLDSSCQSLTYLISDYSGRTKTRIDLLYHLASQSESQSARELAELARQDSAAMLTIAAVTLLFLPGTFIASILSTTIFNFADGEMQVYRKWWIFPVTVVPFTILVFVAWFAWLAQKRGKRDYK, encoded by the exons AtgccagaaagaaaaaccacAAGCAAAGTTACGATTCATGTGAGTTTCCTCTCTGCAGTCATGCTACAATGGCTGGTAACGCAAATTCACTTCAGTCTTCTAGAAACTCGTCAAGTCACCCCTAATAATAAAGACACTTGGCAAGGCGAAGTTATTTCCGCTGCTATCAATCCAGCAATGTTAAGATGCCTCCGAAAGCACGCAGGGTTATTCAATACTTTCATTGAGGCTACTTGCGGTATCGGGCACTGGTACTCAGCAAAGCATATGTGTTATAATGATGACTTTAAAGAGACTGTATATGAAAAGAAGTTGG ATATTTTCTACGAGTATATCCctcaagaaaagaagcactCATGCACTCAACTCTCAATAGCCAACAATTCAACCACATATTTCTTCCTCGACCTACCCGGATCGGTGCTTGCGCGGTTTATGGGAGACGTAGCCAGAGATTCCAAACTCTCGACACGCTTCTTTTACATGGATACTTTGATTGCGGATGAGGCAATGAGAACATGGCAGAAAAATATTGCCTTGAAGCGCACGGAGCTGAAATCCCTT GACAAAACTATTGATGATTCAAAGGTTAACAACCAATCCCTTCGTGAGTTACATGCCCTGGCTCGGGAGTGGCATATACTCGCACGAAATTTGTCCGACTATTCTGCCCTTCTGAAGTTCTTCAAAACTTCCTCATCGAGATACTATGCTTTAACAGATTCACACGCGAGTAAATGGGCGCTGGACATCATGTCATTAAACGGGACTCTCGAATATTTGGATTCGAGCTGCCAATCACTCACTTACTTGATATCCGACTATAGCGGTCGAACCAAAACCCGGATTGACTTG CTGTACCACCTTGCCAGCCAATCAGAAAGTCAATCGGCCCGCGAGCTTGCGGAACTGGCACGACAGGACAGTGCTGCAATGCTCACTATTGCGGCAGTTACTTTGTTGTTCCTCCCCGGTACATTTATTGCG TCGATATTGAGCACTACTATCTTTAACTTTGCCGATGGAGAGATGCAAGTATATAGAAAGTGGTGGATATTTCCTGTGACTGTGGTACCGTTTACAATTCTTGTGTTTGTTGCTTGGTTTGCTTGGCTTGCTCAAAAACGTGGGAAAAGGGACTACAAATAA
- a CDS encoding uncharacterized protein (EggNog:ENOG41~TransMembrane:2 (i251-272o292-314i)), with protein MLRCLRKHAGLFNTFIEATCGIGHWYSAKHMCYNDDFKETVYEKKLDIFYEYIPQEKKHSCTQLSIANNSTTYFFLDLPGSVLARFMGDVARDSKLSTRFFYMDTLIADEAMRTWQKNIALKRTELKSLDKTIDDSKVNNQSLRELHALAREWHILARNLSDYSALLKFFKTSSSRYYALTDSHASKWALDIMSLNGTLEYLDSSCQSLTYLISDYSGRTKTRIDLLYHLASQSESQSARELAELARQDSAAMLTIAAVTLLFLPGTFIASILSTTIFNFADGEMQVYRKWWIFPVTVVPFTILVFVAWFAWLAQKRGKRDYK; from the exons ATGTTAAGATGCCTCCGAAAGCACGCAGGGTTATTCAATACTTTCATTGAGGCTACTTGCGGTATCGGGCACTGGTACTCAGCAAAGCATATGTGTTATAATGATGACTTTAAAGAGACTGTATATGAAAAGAAGTTGG ATATTTTCTACGAGTATATCCctcaagaaaagaagcactCATGCACTCAACTCTCAATAGCCAACAATTCAACCACATATTTCTTCCTCGACCTACCCGGATCGGTGCTTGCGCGGTTTATGGGAGACGTAGCCAGAGATTCCAAACTCTCGACACGCTTCTTTTACATGGATACTTTGATTGCGGATGAGGCAATGAGAACATGGCAGAAAAATATTGCCTTGAAGCGCACGGAGCTGAAATCCCTT GACAAAACTATTGATGATTCAAAGGTTAACAACCAATCCCTTCGTGAGTTACATGCCCTGGCTCGGGAGTGGCATATACTCGCACGAAATTTGTCCGACTATTCTGCCCTTCTGAAGTTCTTCAAAACTTCCTCATCGAGATACTATGCTTTAACAGATTCACACGCGAGTAAATGGGCGCTGGACATCATGTCATTAAACGGGACTCTCGAATATTTGGATTCGAGCTGCCAATCACTCACTTACTTGATATCCGACTATAGCGGTCGAACCAAAACCCGGATTGACTTG CTGTACCACCTTGCCAGCCAATCAGAAAGTCAATCGGCCCGCGAGCTTGCGGAACTGGCACGACAGGACAGTGCTGCAATGCTCACTATTGCGGCAGTTACTTTGTTGTTCCTCCCCGGTACATTTATTGCG TCGATATTGAGCACTACTATCTTTAACTTTGCCGATGGAGAGATGCAAGTATATAGAAAGTGGTGGATATTTCCTGTGACTGTGGTACCGTTTACAATTCTTGTGTTTGTTGCTTGGTTTGCTTGGCTTGCTCAAAAACGTGGGAAAAGGGACTACAAATAA
- a CDS encoding uncharacterized protein (EggNog:ENOG41~TransMembrane:3 (o12-34i310-331o351-373i)), with protein MNEPVVINYNELEAALREREQWQGVWPAVRVIDFHDGKITTDRVFELDVDLESFLKEKPQAKLRFILLETRQVTPNNKDTWQGEVISAAINPAMLRCLRKHAGLFNTFIEATCGIGHWYSAKHMCYNDDFKETVYEKKLDIFYEYIPQEKKHSCTQLSIANNSTTYFFLDLPGSVLARFMGDVARDSKLSTRFFYMDTLIADEAMRTWQKNIALKRTELKSLDKTIDDSKVNNQSLRELHALAREWHILARNLSDYSALLKFFKTSSSRYYALTDSHASKWALDIMSLNGTLEYLDSSCQSLTYLISDYSGRTKTRIDLLYHLASQSESQSARELAELARQDSAAMLTIAAVTLLFLPGTFIASILSTTIFNFADGEMQVYRKWWIFPVTVVPFTILVFVAWFAWLAQKRGKRDYK; from the exons ATGAATGAACCTGTAGTTATCAATTACAATGAACTAGAAGCAGCGCTTCGAGAAAGGGAACAGTGGCAAGGAGTCTGGCCCGCAGTCCGCGTTATTGACTTTCATGATGGCAAAATAA CAACTGATCGTGTTTTTGAACTTGACGTCGACCTGGAGAGCTTTTTG aaagaaaaaccacAAGCAAAGTTACGATTCAT TCTTCTAGAAACTCGTCAAGTCACCCCTAATAATAAAGACACTTGGCAAGGCGAAGTTATTTCCGCTGCTATCAATCCAGCAATGTTAAGATGCCTCCGAAAGCACGCAGGGTTATTCAATACTTTCATTGAGGCTACTTGCGGTATCGGGCACTGGTACTCAGCAAAGCATATGTGTTATAATGATGACTTTAAAGAGACTGTATATGAAAAGAAGTTGG ATATTTTCTACGAGTATATCCctcaagaaaagaagcactCATGCACTCAACTCTCAATAGCCAACAATTCAACCACATATTTCTTCCTCGACCTACCCGGATCGGTGCTTGCGCGGTTTATGGGAGACGTAGCCAGAGATTCCAAACTCTCGACACGCTTCTTTTACATGGATACTTTGATTGCGGATGAGGCAATGAGAACATGGCAGAAAAATATTGCCTTGAAGCGCACGGAGCTGAAATCCCTT GACAAAACTATTGATGATTCAAAGGTTAACAACCAATCCCTTCGTGAGTTACATGCCCTGGCTCGGGAGTGGCATATACTCGCACGAAATTTGTCCGACTATTCTGCCCTTCTGAAGTTCTTCAAAACTTCCTCATCGAGATACTATGCTTTAACAGATTCACACGCGAGTAAATGGGCGCTGGACATCATGTCATTAAACGGGACTCTCGAATATTTGGATTCGAGCTGCCAATCACTCACTTACTTGATATCCGACTATAGCGGTCGAACCAAAACCCGGATTGACTTG CTGTACCACCTTGCCAGCCAATCAGAAAGTCAATCGGCCCGCGAGCTTGCGGAACTGGCACGACAGGACAGTGCTGCAATGCTCACTATTGCGGCAGTTACTTTGTTGTTCCTCCCCGGTACATTTATTGCG TCGATATTGAGCACTACTATCTTTAACTTTGCCGATGGAGAGATGCAAGTATATAGAAAGTGGTGGATATTTCCTGTGACTGTGGTACCGTTTACAATTCTTGTGTTTGTTGCTTGGTTTGCTTGGCTTGCTCAAAAACGTGGGAAAAGGGACTACAAATAA
- a CDS encoding uncharacterized protein (EggNog:ENOG41~TransMembrane:2 (i344-365o385-407i)) has translation MNEPVVINYNELEAALREREQWQGVWPAVRVIDFHDGKITTDRVFELDVDLESFLKEKPQAKLRFILLETRQVTPNNKDTWQGEVISAAINPAMLRCLRKHAGLFNTFIEATCGIGHWYSAKHMCYNDDFKETVYEKKLDIFYEYIPQEKKHSCTQLSIANNSTTYFFLDLPGSVLARFMGDVARDSKLSTRFFYMDTLIADEAMRTWQKNIALKRTELKSLDKTIDDSKVNNQSLRELHALAREWHILARNLSDYSALLKFFKTSSSRYYALTDSHASKWALDIMSLNGTLEYLDSSCQSLTYLISDYSGRTKTRIDLVRT, from the exons ATGAATGAACCTGTAGTTATCAATTACAATGAACTAGAAGCAGCGCTTCGAGAAAGGGAACAGTGGCAAGGAGTCTGGCCCGCAGTCCGCGTTATTGACTTTCATGATGGCAAAATAA CAACTGATCGTGTTTTTGAACTTGACGTCGACCTGGAGAGCTTTTTG aaagaaaaaccacAAGCAAAGTTACGATTCAT TCTTCTAGAAACTCGTCAAGTCACCCCTAATAATAAAGACACTTGGCAAGGCGAAGTTATTTCCGCTGCTATCAATCCAGCAATGTTAAGATGCCTCCGAAAGCACGCAGGGTTATTCAATACTTTCATTGAGGCTACTTGCGGTATCGGGCACTGGTACTCAGCAAAGCATATGTGTTATAATGATGACTTTAAAGAGACTGTATATGAAAAGAAGTTGG ATATTTTCTACGAGTATATCCctcaagaaaagaagcactCATGCACTCAACTCTCAATAGCCAACAATTCAACCACATATTTCTTCCTCGACCTACCCGGATCGGTGCTTGCGCGGTTTATGGGAGACGTAGCCAGAGATTCCAAACTCTCGACACGCTTCTTTTACATGGATACTTTGATTGCGGATGAGGCAATGAGAACATGGCAGAAAAATATTGCCTTGAAGCGCACGGAGCTGAAATCCCTT GACAAAACTATTGATGATTCAAAGGTTAACAACCAATCCCTTCGTGAGTTACATGCCCTGGCTCGGGAGTGGCATATACTCGCACGAAATTTGTCCGACTATTCTGCCCTTCTGAAGTTCTTCAAAACTTCCTCATCGAGATACTATGCTTTAACAGATTCACACGCGAGTAAATGGGCGCTGGACATCATGTCATTAAACGGGACTCTCGAATATTTGGATTCGAGCTGCCAATCACTCACTTACTTGATATCCGACTATAGCGGTCGAACCAAAACCCGGATTGACTTGGTAAGGACTTGA
- a CDS encoding uncharacterized protein (EggNog:ENOG41): protein MNEPVVINYNELEAALREREQWQGVWPAVRVIDFHDGKITTDRVFELDVDLESFLKEKPQAKLRFILLETRQVTPNNKDTWQGEVISAAINPAMLRCLRKHAGLFNTFIEATCGIGHWYSAKHMCYNDDFKETVYEKKLDIFYEYIPQEKKHSCTQLSIANNSTTYFFLDLPGSVLARFMGDVARDSKLSTRFFYMDTLIADEAMRTWQKNIALKRTELKSLVRAYAMRCSLQTACL from the exons ATGAATGAACCTGTAGTTATCAATTACAATGAACTAGAAGCAGCGCTTCGAGAAAGGGAACAGTGGCAAGGAGTCTGGCCCGCAGTCCGCGTTATTGACTTTCATGATGGCAAAATAA CAACTGATCGTGTTTTTGAACTTGACGTCGACCTGGAGAGCTTTTTG aaagaaaaaccacAAGCAAAGTTACGATTCAT TCTTCTAGAAACTCGTCAAGTCACCCCTAATAATAAAGACACTTGGCAAGGCGAAGTTATTTCCGCTGCTATCAATCCAGCAATGTTAAGATGCCTCCGAAAGCACGCAGGGTTATTCAATACTTTCATTGAGGCTACTTGCGGTATCGGGCACTGGTACTCAGCAAAGCATATGTGTTATAATGATGACTTTAAAGAGACTGTATATGAAAAGAAGTTGG ATATTTTCTACGAGTATATCCctcaagaaaagaagcactCATGCACTCAACTCTCAATAGCCAACAATTCAACCACATATTTCTTCCTCGACCTACCCGGATCGGTGCTTGCGCGGTTTATGGGAGACGTAGCCAGAGATTCCAAACTCTCGACACGCTTCTTTTACATGGATACTTTGATTGCGGATGAGGCAATGAGAACATGGCAGAAAAATATTGCCTTGAAGCGCACGGAGCTGAAATCCCTTGTAAGAGCATACGCGATGAGATGTTCTTTACAGACAGCCTGCTTATAG
- a CDS encoding uncharacterized protein (SECRETED:SignalP(1-20)) → MLFKTTILLPALVALGLATAVPGPEVEDDLVARGPEFEEDLAARGAFVEDDLAGRDLEDDLAARSGHGHPDCGQFASWSSQFNRCFCRQPGYIFYPNGKFCCQRDYTYYPDGRVCCPRSYFYDHQRHRCCRRQDYDFKHGRCRH, encoded by the coding sequence ATGCTCTTCAAGACTACAATTCTCTTGCCTGCACTTGTTGCACTTGGCCTTGCCACTGCGGTTCCTGGTCCTGAGGTTGAAGATGATCTCGTTGCCCGTGGTCCAGAATTTGAAGAAGATCTCGCCGCTCGTGGTGCCTTTGTTGAGGACGATCTCGCTGGTCGAGATCTTGAAGACGATCTCGCTGCTCGTAGTGGACATGGACATCCAGACTGTGGCCAATTTGCATCTTGGAGCTCACAGTTCAACCGATGCTTCTGCAGACAGCCTGGATACATATTCTACCCGAATGGGAAGTTTTGCTGTCAGCGCGATTACACGTACTACCCAGATGGAAGGGTTTGCTGTCCGCGCAGCTACTTTTACGATCACCAACGTCATAGATGCTGCCGAAGACAGGACTACGATTTCAAACATGGAAGGTGCCGCCATTAA
- a CDS encoding uncharacterized protein (EggNog:ENOG41), which translates to MAPGNHASWLLDKQRPVNAVKIAPYTAASNNEIVIKNYSAILGRDVAGEVVEVGSSLADVYNVGDRVISLTSCLEQKNNTYCHSGFQEYVVLKSHQIAKIPHDIGYKGAVILPLGISTAASCLLQGSDLSFRAPTLNDTNYRNGQTVLVWGGSGNVGSCGVQMLSLAGYELVAIASKRTHDMIQSLGASTCFDQADSTIIDDIVAYLKGRKVVGAFDAISSDSTIETISEILEQAGAMSSVRPGAKQLRKNDVKIVANFLVPPEQYFQLSQTILGNGLKSRWQTKQSNICHRLKLWDMHANFR; encoded by the exons GGCTCCCGGCAATCATGCATCATGGCTACTAGACAAACAACGCCCTGTTAATGCTGTCAAAATTGCACCCTATACAGCAGCTTCCAACAATGAGATCGTCATTAAA AATTACTCTGCAATTTTGGGCCGTGATGTTGCGGGAGAAGTTGTCGAAGTTGGCTCTTCGCTAGCCGACGTCTACAACGTTGGTGACCGTGTAATAAGCCTGACGAGTTGCCTGGAGCAAAAGAATAACACATATTGTCATTCCGGCTTTCAGGAATATGTGGTCTTAAAGTCGCATCAGATTGCCAAGATCCCGCATGATATCGGATACAAGGGTGCTGTGATCCTACCTCTTGGAATCTCGACGGCCGCTAGTTGTTTGCTTCAGGGGTCAGATCTTTCATTCAGAGCCCCTACACTCAACGACACAAACTACAGGAACGGCCAAACAGTTCTTGTCTGGGGTGGGAGCGGCAACGTGGGTTCTTGCGGAGTGCAAATGCTCTCGTTAGCTGGCTATGAACTTGTAGCTATTGCTAGTAAGAGAACCCACGATATGATTCAAAGTTTGGGCGCTAGTACGTGCTTTGACCAGGCAGACTCGACAATCATAGATGATATCGTCGCGTACCTCAAGGGTAGAAAGGTAGTCGGCGCCTTTGATGCTATATCCAGTGACTCGACTATAGAAACCATCAGTGAAATTCTCGAGCAAGCCGGAGCAATGTCATCAGTGAGACCTGGGGCTAAACAGCTCAGAAAAAATGATGTCAAAATCGTGGCAAATTTCTTGGTACCACCAGAGCAGTACTTCCAGCTATCTCAGACTATACTTGGAAATGGCTTGAAAAGTCGATGGCAGACAAAACAGTCAAATATATGCCACCGGCTGAAGTTGTGGGACATGCATGCTAATTTTAGATAA